A genome region from Setaria italica strain Yugu1 chromosome III, Setaria_italica_v2.0, whole genome shotgun sequence includes the following:
- the LOC101752679 gene encoding TPD1 protein homolog 1A: MRSSPSSLTASRATRLPRALAASAWLIVLLGSAALATASPSDAGFSPPPTSVPAGPPHPAPRAVAAALPAPVPLPRKILRPPGVDAAAAGNVTGSTGTGGGGGATAAAAAGGALRPNRMDEGCAGAEDIEIYQGQASPLPSGVPAYKVDVVNRCLGGLDGDSGSVECAIAGIHVRCGWFSSVSLVDPSKFRRLGHDDCLLNDGRPLLGGETISFEYANSFKYDLSVRVATCVDPTAYP; encoded by the exons ATGAGGTCGTCTCCGTCGTCGTTGACAGCCTCTCGCGCGACGAGGCTGCCGAGGGCGCTCGCCGCCTCGGCGTGGTTGATCGTGTTGCTCGGCTCCGCCGccctcgccaccgcctccccctccgACGCAG gattctcgccgccgccgacttccGTACCTGCGGGTCCGCCGCACCCGGCaccccgcgccgtcgccgccgccctgcccGCGCCCGTGCCCCTGCCCCGGAAGATCCTCCGCCCGCCAG GcgtcgacgccgcggcggccggcaacGTCACCGGCAGCacgggcaccggcggcggagggggagcaacagcagcagcagcagcaggcggggCGTTGCGGCCGAACCGGATGGACGAGGGGTGCGCGGGCGCGGAGGACATCGAGATCTACCAGGGGCAGGCGTCGCCGCTGCCGAGCGGGGTGCCGGCGTACAAGGTGGACGTGGTGAACCGGTGCCTGGGCGGCCTGGACGGCGACTCCGGCTCCGTCGAGTGCGCGATCGCCGGCATCCACGTGCGGTGCGGGTGGTTCAGCTCGGTGAGCCTGGTGGACCCGAGCAAGTTCCGTCGCTTGGGCCACGACGACTGCCTCCTCAACGACGGCCGGCCGCTGCTCGGCGGCGAGACCATTTCCTTCGAGTACGCCAACTCCTTCAAGTACGACCTCTCCGTCCGCGTCGCCACCTGCGTCGACCCCACCGCCTACCcgtag